In Leptospira sp. WS58.C1, a single genomic region encodes these proteins:
- a CDS encoding pirin family protein: MKKILFTQRANTPHWVGDGFPARSIFSYNDIAKDISPFLLMDYLGPAEFPPSRSSHRLGVGEHPHRGFETVSIIYSGEIEHRDSSGGGGVIKAGDVQWMTAGSGLVHEEFHGKEISEKGGELHGVQLWVNLPKEYKMTKPKYQSIKKENIPVIQLPNGAGNVRVIAGDFNGTKGPASTFTPINLWDINLKADKLVEFKVPVNQTAVVFVAYGSVTINEVQLIENAEIAVLEKENDTFTLKATQDAKLMFLGGATIDEPISGYGPFVMNTSSEIAEALKDYESGKMGVLEKLQGSE; the protein is encoded by the coding sequence ATGAAAAAGATATTATTTACTCAGCGAGCGAATACACCGCATTGGGTCGGAGACGGTTTTCCAGCAAGATCCATCTTCAGTTACAACGACATAGCTAAAGATATTTCCCCATTTTTACTTATGGATTATTTAGGCCCTGCCGAATTTCCTCCATCAAGATCAAGCCATCGTCTCGGCGTTGGAGAACACCCTCATCGAGGATTTGAGACAGTTTCAATCATCTATTCGGGAGAAATAGAACACAGAGATTCTTCCGGGGGCGGTGGCGTAATTAAAGCAGGTGATGTCCAATGGATGACAGCAGGCTCAGGACTAGTCCATGAGGAGTTTCATGGAAAGGAAATTTCCGAAAAAGGTGGCGAATTACATGGTGTTCAACTTTGGGTCAACTTACCTAAAGAGTATAAGATGACCAAACCCAAATACCAATCGATCAAGAAGGAAAATATTCCAGTGATCCAACTTCCAAATGGAGCTGGGAATGTAAGAGTAATCGCCGGTGATTTTAATGGAACAAAAGGTCCTGCATCGACTTTTACTCCGATCAATCTGTGGGACATTAATCTTAAGGCCGACAAACTGGTTGAGTTTAAGGTTCCAGTCAATCAAACAGCTGTTGTTTTCGTAGCATATGGATCTGTCACAATCAACGAGGTTCAGTTAATTGAAAATGCAGAAATTGCAGTTTTAGAAAAAGAGAATGATACTTTTACTCTTAAGGCTACCCAAGATGCGAAGCTTATGTTTTTGGGAGGTGCAACTATCGATGAACCAATTTCTGGATACGGGCCATTTGTAATGAACACGTCCTCTGAAATTGCAGAAGCCTTAAAAGATTATGAAAGCGGAAAAATGGGTGTCTTAGAAAAACTCCAAGGCTCAGAATAA
- a CDS encoding ankyrin repeat domain-containing protein codes for MLDWIKNWMENYKATKRGKELFSKIQTGDKQGFRKILDLIPNNGELKECTKGLLGFCASEIQDPFYLETLLNVGLDPNLPDGNGIFPIHKAVENGKLEPVQILLEHGADPNVADPKGVTPLHISYSYDGLSEITELLISNGADTEKRDNLGKRYLM; via the coding sequence ATGTTAGATTGGATTAAAAATTGGATGGAAAATTACAAGGCGACAAAAAGGGGAAAAGAATTATTCTCTAAGATCCAAACCGGAGACAAACAAGGTTTCAGAAAAATTTTGGATCTTATTCCCAACAATGGCGAGCTGAAAGAATGTACTAAAGGGCTTTTGGGTTTTTGCGCATCCGAGATCCAAGATCCGTTTTATTTGGAAACTTTACTGAACGTAGGCCTAGACCCGAATCTTCCGGATGGAAACGGGATTTTCCCAATTCATAAAGCGGTGGAAAACGGTAAGTTGGAGCCTGTTCAGATATTGTTGGAGCATGGGGCGGATCCGAATGTTGCCGATCCGAAAGGAGTGACTCCATTACATATTTCTTATAGTTACGACGGTCTCTCTGAAATTACCGAACTTCTGATTTCCAATGGCGCAGACACGGAAAAAAGAGATAATTTAGGCAAGAGATATTTAATGTAA
- a CDS encoding outer membrane protein beta-barrel domain protein, which produces MLSFRSFFYLFLYFIPVFLLAEPNPGQAEHPYGFYKGIFLLSGTTGNSFHTGGSIISREKEIQKNLKTETTSGQTPLRLLGQDVSPPLGLPNSQFSTPTSFRFFFEYGVTDKIGLGFAASSFSMDATNNREYLDLPRLSSSQPNPTYVEAFPYTKRFYNDVMYSLVVSFHPVSRSRVDPFINLEAGLVQYSTSSRNIHPSSVFEPITSTGTGYGARAGAGVNFFLTPEFGLQLEISGQKKWLKSDIIGNTTLESVQIQMGFLFNFENIAKYSER; this is translated from the coding sequence ATGCTAAGTTTTCGTTCTTTCTTCTATCTATTTTTATATTTTATTCCTGTGTTTTTATTAGCGGAACCGAATCCAGGACAAGCGGAGCATCCTTACGGATTTTATAAAGGGATCTTTCTTCTTTCGGGCACTACCGGAAATTCTTTCCATACGGGAGGAAGCATCATCTCGAGAGAAAAAGAGATACAAAAAAATCTGAAAACGGAGACAACTTCCGGTCAGACTCCTCTTCGTCTTCTTGGTCAGGACGTTTCTCCTCCGTTGGGCCTTCCTAATTCTCAATTTTCCACTCCGACTTCTTTTCGGTTTTTTTTCGAATATGGAGTAACTGATAAGATCGGATTGGGTTTTGCGGCTAGTTCTTTCTCCATGGATGCGACTAATAATAGGGAATATTTAGATCTTCCCCGTTTATCTTCAAGCCAACCGAACCCGACATACGTAGAGGCTTTTCCCTATACTAAAAGATTTTATAATGATGTAATGTATTCTTTGGTAGTTTCCTTCCATCCAGTATCTAGATCTAGGGTAGATCCCTTCATAAATTTGGAAGCCGGGCTTGTTCAATATTCGACCAGTTCGAGAAATATACATCCGAGTTCCGTATTCGAACCGATTACTTCCACAGGAACGGGATACGGTGCGAGAGCGGGAGCAGGTGTAAATTTTTTCTTAACGCCTGAGTTCGGTTTACAATTGGAAATTTCGGGTCAAAAAAAATGGCTTAAATCGGATATTATCGGAAATACTACTTTGGAATCCGTTCAGATCCAAATGGGATTTTTATTCAATTTCGAAAATATTGCTAAATATTCCGAAAGGTAA
- a CDS encoding SRPBCC domain-containing protein translates to MEKLKVAHEIFSIERVYQSSPESVYSAWSNVEAKSNWFIGPGEWSVVQRKLDFRVGGEETLHGRFPNGRETLYKARFSDLIENQRIVFTYDMILSGKIHSVSIASVEIEKVDSSDTKLTFTEQVAFLDGTFGREGMASRREGTLAHLIRLTDYLEKVK, encoded by the coding sequence ATGGAAAAATTGAAAGTTGCTCACGAAATTTTTAGTATTGAAAGAGTGTATCAATCCTCCCCGGAGTCCGTGTATTCCGCATGGAGTAATGTGGAAGCAAAATCAAACTGGTTCATTGGACCAGGTGAATGGTCGGTAGTACAGAGAAAATTGGATTTTCGCGTGGGGGGAGAAGAAACTCTACACGGTCGTTTTCCTAACGGAAGGGAAACCTTATACAAAGCTAGGTTTTCCGATCTAATCGAGAACCAAAGGATCGTTTTCACGTATGATATGATCTTGAGCGGAAAGATCCATTCGGTATCCATCGCTTCCGTGGAGATCGAAAAAGTAGATTCTTCTGATACGAAACTCACGTTTACGGAACAGGTTGCATTTTTAGACGGGACCTTTGGTCGGGAAGGTATGGCTTCCAGAAGAGAAGGAACCTTAGCACATTTGATAAGATTAACCGATTATCTTGAAAAAGTAAAATAA
- a CDS encoding ArsR/SmtB family transcription factor → MSDPTRRDIVERLTKKPASVSELASPLSMSLAAVVQHIQILEESGLIKTQKIGRVRSCKVETNSLELIENWVYQRRKFWGRNLDRLGEFLEKKEKEKK, encoded by the coding sequence TTGTCAGATCCAACTCGCCGTGATATAGTAGAAAGATTAACTAAGAAGCCAGCTTCTGTAAGCGAGCTTGCCAGTCCCTTATCCATGAGCTTGGCTGCGGTTGTGCAGCATATACAAATATTGGAAGAAAGCGGTTTGATCAAAACGCAAAAAATAGGTCGGGTGCGTTCTTGTAAGGTTGAAACGAATTCATTGGAGCTGATCGAAAACTGGGTCTACCAGCGCAGAAAATTCTGGGGAAGAAATTTGGATCGATTGGGAGAATTTTTAGAAAAGAAGGAGAAGGAAAAGAAGTAA
- a CDS encoding TRL-like family protein: MNRILFSIFTVFALYTCKGIVYRQEKIPGKIGNVEGLKSAKVCAYNFLFLVSAGDASITEAKRQGEISRIHSIEIEVSSFFFIFFRRHCLILTGD; the protein is encoded by the coding sequence TTGAATCGAATTCTATTTTCTATTTTTACGGTATTTGCTTTATATACTTGTAAAGGTATCGTCTATCGTCAGGAAAAGATCCCAGGGAAAATCGGAAATGTGGAAGGTTTAAAAAGTGCAAAAGTGTGCGCATATAATTTTCTATTTTTGGTTTCCGCCGGAGATGCGAGTATAACGGAAGCGAAACGACAGGGAGAGATCTCTCGGATCCATTCCATTGAAATTGAAGTCTCTTCTTTCTTTTTTATTTTTTTTAGACGTCATTGTTTGATCTTAACGGGAGATTGA
- a CDS encoding alpha/beta fold hydrolase, translated as MKVYNLIHYVFILFFLAACSASRPFQLRETPPKIGSEPIEKGLAPIRGIQMYYEIHGEKDGIPLVLLNGGGSTIEVTYSRILPIFAQNRKVIALDEQGHGRTTDRNAPVSFDTSAEDVVALLKFLKVEQADIFGFSNGASVALQIAIKYPKLVRKLVFASSITKRNGAYPMFWNFMKNATFENMPQALKDAFLKVNPDPQKLYTMYEKDAVRMRNFKDLSDKEIRTVGIPTLILLGDRDVPKLEHAVEMVRMIPKARLLVLPGGHGDYLGEAIMSQGKDRYPELTSALIQDFLDSP; from the coding sequence ATGAAAGTTTATAATTTAATACATTATGTTTTTATACTGTTTTTTCTGGCAGCTTGTTCGGCTAGTAGGCCGTTTCAACTCCGGGAGACTCCTCCTAAGATAGGATCTGAACCTATTGAAAAAGGTCTGGCTCCGATCAGAGGTATCCAGATGTATTACGAGATCCATGGCGAAAAGGATGGAATCCCTCTAGTCCTGCTGAATGGCGGTGGTTCAACGATAGAAGTGACTTATAGTAGAATTCTTCCGATTTTCGCTCAAAATCGAAAGGTAATCGCTTTGGATGAGCAGGGTCATGGAAGAACAACCGATAGAAATGCTCCAGTCAGTTTTGATACTTCTGCGGAAGATGTAGTCGCTCTTCTCAAATTTCTTAAAGTTGAACAGGCGGATATTTTCGGGTTTAGTAACGGTGCAAGCGTGGCTTTACAAATAGCGATAAAATATCCGAAACTTGTGCGCAAACTTGTATTTGCCTCTTCCATTACAAAGAGAAACGGAGCCTATCCTATGTTTTGGAATTTTATGAAGAACGCAACTTTCGAGAATATGCCTCAGGCCCTTAAGGATGCCTTTCTAAAAGTTAATCCGGACCCTCAAAAATTGTATACGATGTACGAGAAAGATGCTGTTAGAATGCGTAACTTCAAAGATCTTAGCGATAAAGAAATAAGAACTGTCGGAATTCCTACTTTGATCCTACTCGGGGATAGAGATGTTCCAAAATTGGAGCATGCGGTTGAGATGGTCCGGATGATTCCCAAGGCAAGGCTTTTGGTCTTACCTGGCGGGCATGGTGATTATTTAGGAGAAGCTATCATGTCCCAAGGAAAGGATCGATATCCTGAATTGACATCCGCCTTGATACAAGATTTTCTGGATTCTCCGTGA
- a CDS encoding Kelch repeat-containing protein encodes MTLFKRIRKNIYAVFFIFFLFSCSNGSGGNSALALLALLGGSSDLPAEWTWISGRSFDALGGGYGLGVYGTKGVADPANFPGGRQDAMQWIDSSNQLWLFGGIGRDPGTGFGRLNDLWKFDGTNWTWVKGANTVNSAGAYGTKGVADPANEPGARVSGTTWVDSSGNLWLFGGCAGINSGDCFSDLWKFDGINWTWVAGPNTKNTNGVYGTKGIANAANFPGGRQGAAGWIDSADNLWIFGANAGLEESFGTPSTLNDLWKFDGTNWTWVAGPKTIGGPGDGNWGTVNVPAVSNIPSSRGKSISWVDSSDNLWLFGGSSYDGEFNDLWKFDGTNWTWKGGSNSANQTGIYGKKNIAGSQNRIGSRGNGIGGKLPNGRIWIFGGFGVDANGDSGQLNDLWIFDGKNWTWKGGTNLVTQAGNFGPKGKAGTSYYPGGRFGPSGWTDSRGNIWIFGGQGIDANGNNEFQNDLWKVRL; translated from the coding sequence ATGACCCTCTTTAAACGAATTCGAAAAAACATATATGCCGTTTTCTTTATATTCTTCTTATTCTCTTGTTCGAATGGAAGCGGCGGAAATAGCGCTCTTGCTTTGCTGGCATTATTAGGAGGATCTTCCGATTTACCTGCCGAATGGACCTGGATAAGTGGTCGATCCTTTGATGCACTCGGAGGTGGATACGGCTTAGGTGTATATGGAACAAAAGGAGTGGCTGATCCTGCGAACTTTCCCGGAGGACGCCAAGACGCAATGCAATGGATAGATTCCTCGAATCAATTATGGTTATTCGGCGGAATCGGTAGAGATCCTGGCACAGGTTTCGGAAGATTAAACGATCTCTGGAAATTCGACGGTACGAATTGGACTTGGGTAAAAGGAGCGAATACAGTCAACTCCGCCGGAGCTTATGGAACGAAAGGTGTAGCTGATCCAGCGAATGAACCTGGAGCAAGAGTAAGCGGAACCACTTGGGTCGATTCCTCCGGAAACCTTTGGCTTTTTGGAGGTTGCGCGGGTATAAACAGTGGGGATTGTTTTAGCGATCTTTGGAAATTTGATGGGATCAATTGGACCTGGGTAGCGGGTCCGAATACCAAAAATACAAACGGAGTTTATGGCACCAAGGGTATAGCTAATGCTGCCAATTTTCCGGGAGGACGGCAAGGAGCAGCAGGATGGATAGACTCAGCAGATAATTTATGGATATTCGGAGCAAACGCCGGTTTAGAAGAATCCTTTGGCACTCCATCTACGCTGAACGATCTATGGAAATTCGATGGGACCAATTGGACTTGGGTGGCAGGACCAAAAACGATAGGAGGCCCTGGGGATGGAAATTGGGGAACGGTCAACGTTCCTGCAGTTAGTAATATTCCTTCCTCTCGGGGAAAGTCCATATCTTGGGTCGACTCTTCCGACAATTTATGGTTATTCGGCGGCTCTAGTTACGACGGTGAATTTAACGATCTCTGGAAATTCGATGGAACCAATTGGACCTGGAAAGGAGGTTCTAACTCGGCGAACCAGACTGGAATATATGGGAAAAAGAATATTGCCGGTTCTCAGAATCGAATCGGATCTAGGGGAAACGGTATAGGAGGAAAACTTCCGAATGGTAGGATCTGGATTTTCGGAGGATTCGGAGTGGACGCGAACGGTGACTCCGGACAGTTGAATGATCTTTGGATCTTCGATGGGAAGAACTGGACTTGGAAAGGAGGAACGAATCTTGTTACCCAGGCAGGCAACTTCGGACCCAAAGGAAAAGCAGGAACTAGCTATTATCCGGGAGGTCGCTTTGGACCAAGCGGATGGACCGACTCCAGGGGAAATATCTGGATCTTCGGCGGACAAGGAATAGATGCAAATGGAAACAATGAATTTCAAAATGACCTATGGAAAGTCCGCCTTTAA